A window from Mya arenaria isolate MELC-2E11 chromosome 9, ASM2691426v1 encodes these proteins:
- the LOC128246395 gene encoding uncharacterized protein LOC128246395, translating to MCLVSPQRLSGTSDLSIVPVLSIFDIYNYLITFNNYDHASLRAYHQFEGYSMFRDGYTRGIETVPYPNTAFVAVKANVKPQTNDKDPISKRGYYSCWIMMKNSDEGSIQSAYCSCKGGIDGCCRHVVATLFEVLDFVKDFKKTSCTSGPCMWVRRASQANQLGKPIPASQLETSIMVEPSTQTAMPLYSPLSDEYPVPDPKDFLEKVKTHQPTACGLRAIE from the exons ATGTGCCTTGTGTCTCCACAACGTCTGTCTGGGACTAGCGATCTGTCTATTGTGCCAGTTCTGTcaatttttgacatttacaaTTACTTAATTACTTTCAATAACTATGATCACGCCTCCCTAAGGGCATATCACCAGTTTGAGGGATATTCTATGTTCCGAGATGGCTATACACGAGGTATTGAGACGGTGCCATATCCCAATACTG CCTTTGTTGCTGTGAAAGCCAATGTGAAACCCCAGACGAATGATAAAGATCCAATATCCAAGAGAGGCTACTACAGCTGTTGGATCATGATGAAGAACAGTGACGAGGGATCCATTCAATCTGCTTATTGCAGTTGCAAAGGAGG CATTGATGGATGCTGTCGACATGTTGTGGCAACCCTCTTCGAAGTCCTTGACTTTGTAAAAGACTTCAAGAAGACCAGCTGTACTTCAGGGCCATGTATGTGGGTTCGGCGTGCTTCTCAGGCCAATCAACTTGGCAAACCTATTCCTGCCTCACAACTTGAGACTTCAATTATGGTGGAGCCCAG CACACAGACAGCAATGCCACTGTATTCGCCATTGTCTGACGAGTATCCAGTGCCTGATCCTAAGGATTTCCTTGAAAAAGTGAAAACTCATCAACCAACAGCCTGCGGATTACGTGCCAT AGAATGA